CGCGGCGGCCGCTCCCGCTCAAGGCTGGGACGGGGGCAGGACGGGCTGCGTGTCGCCGCCCTCCTCCATGATGACGCCGCAGGCGAGGCGTCCCCCCGCCGCCCCGGTAGGCTGGCTGGTGAGGTCGTCCTCGCCGGCGTGGACGATGACCGCCCGTCCCCGGATGTCGGTCGGACCGGGGGAGAGCGAGATTCGGGTCGAGGTCAGCTCGAGGGTCGCGTGGCCGTTGGCGTCGGCGACGAGGTTCCCCAGATCCCCGGCGTGCGCCTCGTCGGCCTCCGGCCCTCCGTGCGGAGCCCCGGTCGGGTTGAAGTGGCCGCCCGCCGACTTGCCGTCGGGCGCCGAGCAGTCGCCCCACTCGTGGATGTGAAAGCCGTGCTTGCCGGGGGCGAGCCCCGTCACGTCCGCCTCCACGACGACCCCTGCCTCCGTTTGCCGGAAAACGACCCGTCCCTTCACCCCGCTGTCGGCGAGGGGGGCCAGCTCCGCCACCGCCGTCCCGGAGGGAGCCGCCGCCTCCTCCTGGGGCGGCGCCGTCTCCTCCGGCTGGGGCTTCTCCCCGCCCTGGTTGCAACCGGGCGCCAGGGCGGCGGCGAGCAGCGCCGGCAGCAGCGCGAAAACGTATCGACGGTCGCTCATCGGTCGCTCCTCCATCCGGCCGGAAAACGAGACCGGCCGGGAGCGTTGCATCCGGAAATCCCGGACATTTGCGAACAACAGACTCTAGCAGGCCCCGCGGCGGGACGAAACCGGCGGGGAGCCTACCAGAGGCCCTCCCGGCCGTCGGGGAGGAGCGGGACGACGTGGTAGCAGCGGCCTTCGGCGTCAGCCGCGGCGCCCACGTCGACGAACCTCGCGTCCGGGGTCTCCCCGAGAGTCCCCCAGTCCGCGTGGGGGGCCGCGGGGTCCGGCGAGACGTGGATCCGGTACCCCGAGGCCCCGTCCAGAGGCTGCCAGTCGAGAACGACGTCGCTGCCGTCGCGGCGGACCCGGAGAGAGCGAACCGCGCTCCCGTCGATCGTCTCGAATCCGGCGCGCACGTCGATCGGATGGTCGGCCATTTCGGCGATGGCCTCTCCGAACGACGGAGTTCCCTCGTCGCCGCAGACCGGATACAGCCGCATCTCGATCGGAATCGGCGTCACGTTCGACCCCTCGACATCGAGCACCCGCACTCCGTGCGCACCCCACGAGGCGTCGTCTTCGTCGTCGTAGTCCGGGTTGCCGGCCGGGGCGTCATCGAACGCCTCGTCGTCGCGGTAGTGGAACTCGGCCCGGGAGTACAACGGGGAAGGCGCGAGGCGATAGACCACACCGATGCCGCCTTCCGCGCTGTTCATCACCGACCAGTCCAGAGACGTCCCCGCCACCCCCGGGTCGGGGACGCCGTCGACGGGGACACCGGCACTCACCGCGCCCGTGTAGAGCACCGTGTGCGAGCCGGGAAGCCAGTCGAAGTAGAACCGGAACTCCTCGAGCGGGTGGACGCGAAGGTTGACCCGGCGGTACCAGAAATTGCGGTACACGAGATCGTAGTGGATCGTGTTCACGCCGCTCTTGGCACCCCGCACGTAACGGATCGCGCGGACCGGTCCAGTGATCCCCCCGAGGAACACCGAGTTCAGATTCCACGAATCCTCGCCGACCTCGAGATCGCCGATCGGAACGGCCCGTCCCTTCGCCCGGTCGATCAGGTCGCCTCCCGAACCGCAGGGCGGCGCGATCCGGAGTCCGGTCAGCAGCCAGCGGTCGGCGAACTCCAGCTCGAACACCTCCGTCAGGATGGAAGTGGTGGGCAGGCGGTCCCACGAGACGTACCGGATCGGGCTTTCCGCAAGCCCCGCCCCCTCGAAGAGATAGGCGTAGCGTTCCGGGTTCTGGACGCCCGGGCGCGTGTCGACCGCCACCAGCTCGTACCGGACGGGACCGGCCCCCTCCGGCCAGGGGATCGCGCTCGGCGCCCGCCGGCCGGCGTCGCGGAACATGAAGGCCAGTTCGTCGTCCGCGTCGAGCCGCCCGTCCTCGGCCCCGAACACGTCGTAGATCTTTTCGGTGAACTCCAGCTCCGTGCCGGGATTGAAAGTCCAGTCGAGCTTCTCGTCGAACTGGAACGGAATCGGCCGGTAAGACGCGGAGGCTTCGTCGTAGCGGTAGAGCTTGAGGTCGGCGAGCAACCGGCCGGCGAATTCGGGCAGCTCGGAACCGGAAACGAGAACCGGTTCGTCGTCCCGGCTCGGCGGGGGCGTCGAGGACACCCCCTTTCGCCGATCGCCTGCGCCTGCCGGGAGCGCCGCCGCCAGCAGCGACCACGCAACGAGAAGGAACCGGACCACGCGACCTCCCCGCCCCTCCCGCCGCTCCTATACGGCGGCGGCCGGAGCGCGGCAAGGCGCCGGCGACGGCGCGGCGGGCGGCGTCCGCCGGCCGTCTATTTTTTCGGCTTGGTGTAGATCGGGGCGGGAAACGGCATGAGCGTTCCCTCGCGACTCGCCGCAGTGATCCGGCTCGTGCCCTGCTTGTCGACCTCGTCGATCCGGATGATCGAGTGCATCGGCAGATAGCTGCGGCGAACCCCACGAAATTCGTTCTTCAACGTTTCCTCGGTGGGATCGACGACGACCTGGGACCGCTCGCCGAAGAGCAATTGCTCGATCTCGACGAACCCGAAGAGCGCTCCCTGTGAGACCGACTTGGCGTAGATCTCGTACACGCGCCCCTGATTGTGAAAGAGAATCCGGTACACGGGCGACTGCGGCATGCGCGGGCTCTCCCTCCGGCCCCGCCGACGCCGGTGATCGTGGGCCCGGGGCCGTGATCCAACCGTACCAGACGCGGATGACATCCGCGAGGGTGCCGACACGGGCGGGGAGCGGCGCTACCATGAAACCGGCAACGCCGGAACGCTCCGCAGTCGGGCGTATCCGGGCGGAGGCGTCGACGATGGAGAGTGAAGGCCGACCGAGTGCCCAGTATGCGGTGACCATCCGGCTCGAGTGCCCGCACGCAGCCGGATGGATCGCCCGCATCGCCGGGAAGATCGCCGAGCACGGCGGTGCGATCCGAGCCATCGACCTCGTGCGGATCCGCCGCGGGCGGAGCCTCCGCGACTACACGATCGAGTGCCCCTCCCCGGAGGCCGAAAACGCCATCGCCGAGGCGATCCGCGGGCTGGACGGGGTGCGGGTGCTCTCCGTTACGGACGACACGTTCCGCATCCATCAGGGAGGGAAACTCGAGATCCGCTCCAAGGTGCCCCTCCGGAGCCGGGCGGATCTGTCGATGGCCTACACGCCGGGTGTGGCGCGGGTCTGCGAAGCGATCGCCCGCGAGCCCGAGGTCTCACGGACGCACACCATCCGCGCCAACACGATCGCGGTCGTCTCGGACGGCAGCGCGGTGCTCGGTCTGGGCGACATCGGTCCCGCCGCCGCGATGCCGGTCATGGAAGGCAAAGCGATCCTGTTCAAGGCCTTCGGGCACATCGACGCCTTCCCGCTCTGTATCGACGTCCACGACGCGGACGGCATCGTCCGCTTCTGCGAGCAGGTCGCTCCGAGCTTCGGGGGCATCAACCTCGAGGACATCGCCGCGCCGAAGTGCTTCGAGATCGAGCGGAGACTTCGGGAGACGCTCGACATCCCCGTCTTCCACGACGACCAGCACGGAACGGCCGTCGTCGTGCTCGCGGCAGCGATCAACGCGCTCCGGCTCACGGGCCGGTCTCCCGAGTCGATGAAAGTCGTCTTCTCGGGGGCGGGAGCAGCCGGGTTCGCCTGCACCAGAGCCCTGCTCGATCACGGCTTCCGGAACGTCATCGTTTGCGACAGCCGCGGGGCCATCGACCGGCGGCGCGACTTCCGCTCGAACCCCATGAAGCAGTGGCTCGCCGAGCATACGAACCCGAACGGCGAACACGGCTCGCTCAAGGACGTCATCGAGGGAGCGGATATGTTCATCGGCGTCTCTGCCCCGAACCTCCTCGACCGCAGGGACATCGAGCGGATGAACGAGTCGCCGATCGTTTTTGCGATGGCGAATCCGACGCCGGAGGTCATGCCCGAAGAGATCGAGGACATCGCCGCGGTCGTGGCCACGGGGCGCAGCGACTACCCCAACCAGATCAACAATGTCCTCGCCTTCCCGGGCATCTTTCGCGGCGCGCTCGACGCCCGCGCCCGGACGATCAACGAGGAGATGAAGCGCGCGGCCGCGCACGCGATCGCCTCCGTCATCGCGGACGACGAGCTGTCACCCGATTACATCGTCCCCAGCGTCTTCGACAAGCGCGTGGCGGCCCGGGTCGCGGTGGCGGTGGCCGAGGCGGCCCGGGCGTCGGGAGCCGCGCCGCCGCTCGAGCCGGCCGAGCGTTCCTAGCCCGGCACTGTTCGTGGATCGCCAAAACGAAGCGCCGCGAACGCCGCCGGATGGCCCGCACTACGTGGCGAGTGGACCGCCGGCCCGCCTCGTCGCTCCGTGGCCACCGGCTTGCCCGCGGGCCGCGCCGGAGCGGGAACGGCGCAAGCTCGGCACCGGCGGCCCGGCGCCGCCCCCCGCCGAGGGCCTGGGCCGCGGACCGGGCTACGAGGGGAAGGGACCGGGGGAGAGACCGGGCACTCCGATCGCCAGCCGACGCCGGACCCGCCGCCGATCGCCTCCCACCCGACTTTCCGTGGTGCCTTCCCGATGGTGCGGGGCTCCGCCGACCGGGACCCGCACGGCCCGGTCAGGCGCCACGCCCGGCCTCACCGATGCGCACCGATCGACCGCTCCCCCGCGGCGCGCCCGCCGTCCTTCCGGCAGGTCGGCCGGCCGGAGCGGTCCCGCTCCCCCGGCAGCCGTGCGGCCGGGCCGCGCCGTGCCCGAGATGCCGGGTTCGGTTTCCGGTTCACCCTCCGGCGGGCACGGACGCGCCCCCCGGACGCCTCGCTTCCGGGCGCGACGCCTCGCCCGGCGGGGAGCAGGGGCGGTCAACCGCGCCGCAGCCCCGCCTGACGGCGGGCTCACGCGCCGGAACCCTGCTCGCGCCGCAGGATCTTGGCCCAGGTGTCGCGCAGCGTCACCGTTCGGTTGAACACGGGGCGCTCCGGCGAGCTGTCGCGCGTGTCCACGCAGAAGTAGCCGAGGCGCTCGAACTGGAAGCGTTCCCCGGGCCGCGCGGACGCCAGCGACGGCTCGAGCTTGCAACCCGTCAGGATCTCCAGCGAGTTCGGGTTGAGGTAGTCGAGGAACGTTTTTCCCGGCTCGAGGTCGCCAAGATCCTCCTTGGTGAAGAGATGGTCATAGAGGCGGACTTCCGCTTCGACAGCGTGCGCGGCCGAAACCCAGTGCAGCGTCCCGCGCACCTTCCGCCCGTCCGGAGCGTCCCCCCCGCGCGTCGCGGGATCGTACGTGCAATGCAGCTCGACGATCTCGCCGCGCTCGTCCTTCACGACCTCCTCGCACCGGATGAAATAGGCGTAGCGCAGGCGCACCTCGCGTCCCGGTGCCAGCCTGAAAAACTTTCTCGGCGGCTCCTCCATGAAATCGCTGCGCTCGATGTAGAGCTCGCGCGAGAAGGGCACTTCCCGCGTGCCCGCCGCCGGATCTTCCGGGTTGTTCACCGCCGGGAACGTCTCGACACGGCCCTCCGGATAGTTGGTCAGCACGACCTTCAGCGGGCGGAGCACGGCAAACCGCCGGGGCGCGACGCGGTTGAGGTGCTCGCGGACGGCGTTCTCCAGCAGCACGACGTCGACCAGGCTGTCGCGCTTTGCCACGCCGATCCGGTCGCAGAAGGCGCGGATCGCCTCCGGCGTGTACCCGCGGCGGCGCATGCCGGACAGGGTCGGCATGCGCGGGTCGTCCCAGCCGCTGACGTGGCCCTCCTCGACGAGCTGCGCCAGCTTGCGCTTGCTCATCACCGTGTAGCTCAAGTTGAGCCGTGCGAACTCGATCTGCCGGGGGTGGCACGGCGCCGACACGTTATCCAGGAACCAGTCGTACAGCGGCCGATGATCTTCGAACTCCAGCGTGCACAGCGAGTGCGTGACTCCTTCGATCGCGTCGGAGAGCGGATGCGTGAAGTCGTACATCGGATAGATGCACCACTTGTCGCCGGTTCGGTGATGCGTCGCCCGCCGAATCCGGTAGATCACCGGATCGCGCATGTTCAGGTTGCCGGAGGCCATGTCGATCTTGGCGCGCAGCACGTGGCTCCCGTCGGGAAACTCGCCCCGGCGCATCCGTTCGAACAGGTCGAGGTTCTCCTCCACCGAGCGATTGCGGTACGGGCTCTCGCGCCCGGGCTCCGTCAGGGTACCTCGGTACTCGCGGATCTGCTCGGCGGAGAGGCTATCGACATAGGCCTTCCCCTTCTTGATCAGCTCGACGGCAAACTCGTAGAGCTGATCGAAATAGTCCGACGCATGGTACTCGTGCTCCCCCCAGTCGAAACCGAGCCACCGCACGTCGCGCTTGATCGCCTCGACGTACTCCTCTTCCTCCTTCACCGGATTCGTGTCGTCGAAGCGGAGGTGGCAGCGCCCGCCGAACTCCTCGGCCACGCCGAAGTCGAGGCAGATCGCCTTGGCGTGGCCGATGTGGAGGTAGCCGTTCGGCTCGGGCGGGAACCTCGTCACCACCTTGCCGCCGTTCTTCCCCGCCGCGACGTCGGCCGCGATGATCTCCCGGATGAAGTCCGGAGCCTGTCCCTCGGGCTTCCGCGTTCCGCTCATCGCTCCGCCCGTGTCCTCGCCGTGTCCCGCGCGATCACGATTCCTCCGCCTCGTACTGCTGCCGCAGGCGCTCGACGACGGCGGGATCGGCGAGCGTGGTCGTGTCGCC
This genomic stretch from Acidobacteriota bacterium harbors:
- a CDS encoding NAD-dependent malic enzyme, yielding MESEGRPSAQYAVTIRLECPHAAGWIARIAGKIAEHGGAIRAIDLVRIRRGRSLRDYTIECPSPEAENAIAEAIRGLDGVRVLSVTDDTFRIHQGGKLEIRSKVPLRSRADLSMAYTPGVARVCEAIAREPEVSRTHTIRANTIAVVSDGSAVLGLGDIGPAAAMPVMEGKAILFKAFGHIDAFPLCIDVHDADGIVRFCEQVAPSFGGINLEDIAAPKCFEIERRLRETLDIPVFHDDQHGTAVVVLAAAINALRLTGRSPESMKVVFSGAGAAGFACTRALLDHGFRNVIVCDSRGAIDRRRDFRSNPMKQWLAEHTNPNGEHGSLKDVIEGADMFIGVSAPNLLDRRDIERMNESPIVFAMANPTPEVMPEEIEDIAAVVATGRSDYPNQINNVLAFPGIFRGALDARARTINEEMKRAAAHAIASVIADDELSPDYIVPSVFDKRVAARVAVAVAEAARASGAAPPLEPAERS
- a CDS encoding DUF1820 family protein, which produces MPQSPVYRILFHNQGRVYEIYAKSVSQGALFGFVEIEQLLFGERSQVVVDPTEETLKNEFRGVRRSYLPMHSIIRIDEVDKQGTSRITAASREGTLMPFPAPIYTKPKK
- a CDS encoding superoxide dismutase family protein, whose translation is MSDRRYVFALLPALLAAALAPGCNQGGEKPQPEETAPPQEEAAAPSGTAVAELAPLADSGVKGRVVFRQTEAGVVVEADVTGLAPGKHGFHIHEWGDCSAPDGKSAGGHFNPTGAPHGGPEADEAHAGDLGNLVADANGHATLELTSTRISLSPGPTDIRGRAVIVHAGEDDLTSQPTGAAGGRLACGVIMEEGGDTQPVLPPSQP
- a CDS encoding glutamine--tRNA ligase/YqeY domain fusion protein, which translates into the protein MSGTRKPEGQAPDFIREIIAADVAAGKNGGKVVTRFPPEPNGYLHIGHAKAICLDFGVAEEFGGRCHLRFDDTNPVKEEEEYVEAIKRDVRWLGFDWGEHEYHASDYFDQLYEFAVELIKKGKAYVDSLSAEQIREYRGTLTEPGRESPYRNRSVEENLDLFERMRRGEFPDGSHVLRAKIDMASGNLNMRDPVIYRIRRATHHRTGDKWCIYPMYDFTHPLSDAIEGVTHSLCTLEFEDHRPLYDWFLDNVSAPCHPRQIEFARLNLSYTVMSKRKLAQLVEEGHVSGWDDPRMPTLSGMRRRGYTPEAIRAFCDRIGVAKRDSLVDVVLLENAVREHLNRVAPRRFAVLRPLKVVLTNYPEGRVETFPAVNNPEDPAAGTREVPFSRELYIERSDFMEEPPRKFFRLAPGREVRLRYAYFIRCEEVVKDERGEIVELHCTYDPATRGGDAPDGRKVRGTLHWVSAAHAVEAEVRLYDHLFTKEDLGDLEPGKTFLDYLNPNSLEILTGCKLEPSLASARPGERFQFERLGYFCVDTRDSSPERPVFNRTVTLRDTWAKILRREQGSGA